Proteins encoded by one window of Chondromyces crocatus:
- a CDS encoding cytochrome c3 family protein: protein MSGRAPRLLSALRRLDSGWLVASLLAVAGCAGALSGVAPEKGRASGAQAGGGQERTAASNVLRQDYAGSAACVDCHGDVAKAWRDSPMHRMTRLAEPGAIRAPFDGRKFHFKSDVASMETHEDRRYMRIARAGRPEKLFKITKVIGGRFREDYVGVEVTGTGAQDRTVSDPRAEPVMPVSWLLFSNQWRYKGYSVMVPEREGLRPGMSWRQTCIYCHNTAPYFASLYDDLLDGRKPYQGSVTDRLLPLSRQWKLEVTDEAGLRRALEEEIGHVSDRSPRTAEGSLGEVIEQAIKASLKHVDQRDLVEVGIGCESCHNGSKEHAASQATLPTFEVKSTLFEVKLPAKEVPSRASAINRVCSRCHSVLLSAYEPTWEGGSRNGNAGGSSINSGEGRDFLLGGCANAMSCVDCHDPHAADEKSKMERLGTVAGNGTCVRCHGEIGKDAASVQAHTHHAAEGAGSACVACHMPRKNMALDYSLTRYHRIGSPTDEERVERDRPLECALCHVDKSVAELSGTMEGWWGKKYDRKALEKLYGKDLGVKAMEATLAWGLPHEQVVAAAAMLEASGKAALPRMVPMLAHPYPLARYFVGHAMEKVAGVPLGIDLDGEMGTIAAEARRWVNAQGAGGSGGRKAPAQP from the coding sequence ATGTCGGGTCGTGCTCCGCGTCTGCTCTCCGCCCTGCGGCGCCTGGATTCGGGGTGGCTGGTGGCGAGCTTGCTCGCGGTCGCAGGCTGCGCAGGGGCACTCAGCGGTGTGGCGCCGGAGAAGGGGAGGGCTTCCGGGGCGCAGGCCGGGGGTGGGCAGGAGCGGACGGCTGCGAGCAACGTGTTGCGCCAGGATTACGCGGGGTCAGCGGCATGCGTGGACTGCCACGGGGACGTGGCGAAGGCGTGGCGTGACTCGCCGATGCACCGGATGACGCGGCTGGCGGAGCCGGGGGCGATCCGGGCGCCGTTCGACGGGAGGAAGTTCCACTTCAAGTCGGACGTGGCGTCGATGGAGACGCACGAGGATCGCCGGTACATGCGCATCGCGCGGGCGGGTCGGCCGGAGAAGCTGTTCAAGATCACGAAGGTGATCGGGGGGCGGTTCCGAGAGGATTACGTGGGGGTGGAGGTGACGGGGACCGGGGCGCAGGACCGGACGGTGTCCGATCCGCGGGCGGAGCCGGTGATGCCGGTGTCGTGGCTGCTGTTCTCGAACCAGTGGCGGTACAAGGGGTACTCGGTGATGGTGCCGGAGCGGGAGGGGCTCCGGCCTGGGATGTCGTGGCGGCAGACGTGCATCTATTGCCACAACACGGCGCCGTATTTCGCGAGCCTCTACGATGATCTGCTGGACGGGCGGAAGCCGTACCAGGGGTCGGTGACGGACCGGCTGCTGCCGCTGTCGCGGCAGTGGAAGCTGGAGGTGACCGACGAGGCAGGGCTACGGCGGGCGCTGGAGGAGGAGATCGGGCACGTGTCGGACCGGTCGCCGCGCACGGCGGAGGGGTCGCTGGGCGAGGTGATCGAGCAGGCGATCAAGGCGTCGCTGAAGCACGTGGATCAGCGGGATCTGGTGGAGGTGGGGATCGGGTGCGAGTCGTGCCACAACGGGAGCAAGGAGCACGCGGCGTCGCAGGCGACGCTGCCGACGTTCGAGGTGAAGAGCACGCTATTCGAGGTGAAGCTGCCCGCGAAGGAGGTGCCGAGCCGGGCCTCGGCCATCAACCGGGTCTGCTCGCGCTGCCATAGTGTGTTGCTATCGGCATACGAGCCCACGTGGGAGGGGGGAAGCCGCAATGGGAATGCGGGCGGGAGCTCGATCAACTCGGGAGAAGGGCGCGATTTTCTGCTGGGCGGATGCGCGAATGCGATGAGCTGCGTGGATTGCCACGATCCGCACGCGGCCGACGAGAAGAGCAAGATGGAGCGGCTGGGGACGGTGGCGGGGAACGGGACGTGCGTGCGGTGCCACGGGGAGATCGGGAAGGACGCGGCCTCGGTGCAGGCACACACGCACCACGCGGCGGAGGGGGCCGGGAGCGCGTGCGTGGCGTGCCACATGCCGCGGAAGAACATGGCGCTCGACTACAGCCTGACGCGCTACCACCGGATCGGGTCGCCGACGGACGAGGAGCGGGTGGAGCGAGACCGGCCGCTGGAATGCGCGCTCTGCCACGTGGACAAGTCGGTGGCGGAGCTGTCGGGGACGATGGAGGGGTGGTGGGGGAAGAAGTACGACCGGAAGGCGCTGGAGAAGCTCTACGGGAAGGACCTGGGGGTGAAGGCGATGGAGGCGACGCTGGCGTGGGGGCTGCCGCACGAGCAGGTGGTGGCCGCGGCGGCGATGCTGGAGGCGTCCGGGAAGGCAGCGCTGCCGCGGATGGTGCCGATGCTGGCGCATCCGTACCCGCTGGCGCGGTACTTCGTGGGGCACGCGATGGAGAAGGTGGCGGGGGTGCCGCTGGGGATCGATCTGGACGGGGAGATGGGGACGATCGCGGCGGAGGCGAGGCGCTGGGTGAACGCGCAGGGGGCCGGCGGGAGCGGCGGGCGGAAGGCGCCGGCTCAGCCCTGA